The Mercenaria mercenaria strain notata chromosome 10, MADL_Memer_1, whole genome shotgun sequence genome contains a region encoding:
- the LOC128546277 gene encoding uncharacterized protein LOC128546277 produces the protein MERWNQYGALEPVWSSGTSMEWWNQYGVVEPVGAQLTEPLPGKYNCKFQLKKDNSSNPNSQTQNEMPKFYPCAVCQKRTKPKERRSINRDIKKYLQRRLFIETKESDIICNKCRHKYYVAETLTYKKNENNRSDPEYIPSTTQPRSKSTPVSPPSVSLNLKTTSKTHSRCLVCKRPGPKLVVLTSDARFSVFLEQNILIPAGSRCCPVHLYEGLLSATSLENVPVIENAYGFSDSLSLLEDLGIRAEMPSFINKGQKQMPCEDANNSRFVTKIRWVVESANARIKSWKYFNYVLPTNQIPYIGDYLRIVCALSNKYFQPLCSPHSEDGDTRLASRMLSLSSGGNTLKSYVEANNLERRSALWKPVSDVVLDNFPRFTEEQLRSLTCGVYQLKMSSSYIQEHLDGNCDIQVHADDNDLLRVWIQSRHTSSRKYLLWIRYSLSDIIAWYCKCRAGERVVGMCSHIASVVWYLSYARHLESNIYGVQNWGEYLADASKIPEPIDLSDSESEASIIEE, from the exons TTACGGAACCACTGCCTGGAAAATACAACTGCAAATTCCAGTTAAAGAAAGACAACTCTTCCAATCCTAATTCTCAAACACAGAATGA AATGCCAAAGTTTTATCCATGTGCTGTGTGTCAAAAAAGAACAAAGCCAAAAGAACGAAGGTCAATAAACAGAGACATTAAGAAATATCTACAGAGAAGGTTGTTTATTGAGACCAAAGAAAGTGACATTATATGTAACAAGTGCAGACACAAGTATTATGTGGCAGAAACACTgacttacaaaaaaaatgaaaacaatcggTCAGATCCAGAATATATTCCATCAACAACACAACCAAGGAGCAAAAGTACCCCAGTTAGTCCACCATCAgtcagtttaaatttgaaaactaCAAGCAAAACTCACTCTCGATGTTTAGTGTGCAAGCGACCGGGTCCAAAGCTTGTTGTTCTGACGTCTGATGCCAGATTCAGTGTATTTCTGGAACAGAATATACTAATACCTGCTGGTTCTAGATGTTGTCCTGTCCATCTGTATGAAGGACTTCTCAGTGCCACTTCTTTGGAAAATGTGCCAGTCATAGAAAATGCTTAT GGGTTTTCGGATTCCCTGTCACTTCTGGAGGATTTAGGTATTAGAGCTGAGATGCCGTCTTTTATCAATAAAGGTCAGAAGCAGATGCCTTGTGAAGATGCAAACAACAGTAGATTTGTTACAAAG ATTCGTTGGGTGGTTGAATCAGCAAATGCCCGAATTAAAAGTTGGAAGTATTTCAATTACGTTCTGCCAACTAACCAAATTCCATACATTGGAGACTACCTGAGAATAGTATGTGCGCTTTCAAATAAGTATTTCCAGCCACTATGCTCTCCTCACAGTGAAGATGGTGACACTCGTTTGGCTTCGAGGATGCTGTCATTATCATCTGGTGGTAACACTTTGAAGTCTTATGTTGAAGCAAATAATCTTGAAAGAAGGTCTGCACTCTGGAAACCGGTAAGTGATGTTGTACTTGACAATTTTCCGAGGTTCACCGAGGAGCAACTACGCTCATTGACATGTGGCGTATATCAACTGAAAATGTCTTCGAGCTACATACAAGAGCATTTAGATGGCAACTGTGATATACAGGTACATGCAGACGACAATGACTTGTTACGCGTTTGGATTCAAAGTCGTCATACGTCGTCAAGGAAATATCTTCTATGGATCAGATATTCGTTGTCTGATATTATTGCATGGTACTGTAAATGTCGTGCCGGAGAACGTGTTGTCGGCATGTGTTCTCACATTGCCTCTGTTGTTTGGTATCTAAGTTATGCGCGACATTTAGAGAGTAACATTTATGGAGTTCAAAACTGGGGAGAATATCTCGCTGATGCTAGCAAAATACCAGAGCCAATAGATTTGTCAGATTCAGAAAGTGAAGCCAGTATTATAGAAGAGTGA